From the genome of Rhodobacteraceae bacterium Araon29, one region includes:
- a CDS encoding transposase, which translates to MQVYPGSPWENGYNERFNGTLRKEVLNAEWFHTTRQAQVAINVWLRQYNRVRPHHALNMKPQVPDTLLEKTKISGTEKWG; encoded by the coding sequence ATGCAAGTCTATCCGGGCTCTCCTTGGGAAAATGGATACAACGAACGCTTTAACGGGACCCTGCGAAAAGAAGTGCTCAACGCGGAATGGTTCCACACCACAAGACAAGCTCAGGTCGCAATCAATGTTTGGCTTAGGCAGTACAATCGTGTCAGGCCTCACCACGCCCTAAACATGAAACCACAAGTCCCAGACACCTTATTAGAGAAAACAAAAATTAGTGGTACTGAGAAATGGGGCTAG
- a CDS encoding heme-binding protein has translation MKTVNRLDIEDARTLIKGASERANVIGVPMCIAVTDEGGNLIAFERMEGGKVTSTIIAIDKSYTASGAKKATHEYGEVSQPGKSAYGISSAIGGRLMVVGGGLPVIIDGEVVGGIGISSGTPLQDQEVAQASIDHFLTGL, from the coding sequence ATGAAAACCGTTAACAGACTTGATATTGAAGATGCTCGAACCTTGATAAAGGGCGCTTCGGAGCGTGCAAACGTGATCGGTGTGCCAATGTGCATCGCAGTCACTGATGAGGGTGGCAACCTTATCGCATTTGAACGCATGGAAGGTGGCAAGGTCACAAGTACCATCATTGCAATTGATAAGTCTTACACCGCCTCAGGCGCCAAAAAGGCAACGCACGAATACGGCGAAGTAAGCCAGCCAGGCAAATCGGCATATGGTATTTCTTCAGCAATAGGCGGGCGTTTGATGGTTGTAGGTGGAGGCCTTCCCGTAATTATTGATGGTGAAGTAGTTGGTGGCATTGGCATCAGTTCAGGGACACCACTGCAAGACCAAGAAGTGGCACAGGCTAGTATCGATCATTTTCTAACTGGGCTTTGA
- the hisD gene encoding histidinol dehydrogenase has protein sequence MAWKLKEPEKSAALEAASEDLRKTVSDILLDVEKRGDAAVREYSVKFDGVDRASYRLSNQEIQVAIDSLTDQERHDIEFASAQVANFAKLQRGSMKEIEVETLPGVMLGHKHVPIENVGCYVPGGKYPMLASAHMSVLTAKVAGCDRVITCAPPFKGEPARLIVATQALNGADEIYSFGGVQAVAAMALGTESIKPTDMIVGPGNAFVAEAKRQLFGRVGIDLFAGPTETLIVVDETVDAEICATDLIGQAEHGYNSPCVMITNSENLGRETLAEIDRLLEILPSAAIARASWRDYGEIIVCEDHKEMKEVADFVASEHVQLMTSDDDYFLANMKNYGAFFIGPRTNVAFGDKVIGTNHTLPTNKAARYTGGLWAGKFMKTCTYQRVLTDEASALIGSYASRLCLMEGFPGHAEQANVRVRKYGRINVPYAETAPVYRQTEPVPGAVLGAQPTSITTFKGKATRK, from the coding sequence TTGAGAAACGTGGCGACGCCGCTGTTCGTGAATACTCAGTCAAATTTGATGGTGTGGATCGCGCTTCCTATCGCCTGTCTAATCAGGAAATTCAGGTGGCCATTGACAGCCTGACTGATCAAGAACGTCACGACATTGAATTTGCTAGCGCGCAGGTGGCGAACTTCGCCAAGCTGCAGCGCGGCTCAATGAAAGAGATCGAAGTCGAAACCCTGCCAGGTGTTATGTTGGGCCACAAACACGTTCCGATCGAGAACGTGGGTTGCTATGTGCCGGGCGGTAAATACCCTATGCTGGCCTCTGCCCACATGTCAGTTCTGACAGCGAAAGTGGCAGGCTGTGACCGCGTGATCACCTGCGCACCGCCGTTCAAAGGCGAGCCTGCACGTCTGATCGTGGCAACCCAAGCCCTGAATGGCGCGGATGAAATCTATTCCTTCGGTGGCGTTCAGGCGGTTGCCGCCATGGCACTAGGTACGGAAAGCATCAAACCAACCGACATGATCGTCGGCCCGGGCAACGCATTTGTTGCGGAAGCCAAGCGCCAGCTGTTTGGCCGTGTGGGCATTGACCTTTTTGCTGGCCCAACCGAAACGCTGATCGTCGTTGACGAAACCGTGGACGCGGAAATCTGTGCAACCGACCTTATCGGTCAGGCAGAACACGGCTACAACAGCCCATGCGTGATGATCACAAACTCTGAAAATCTGGGTCGTGAAACCCTGGCAGAGATTGATCGTCTGCTGGAGATTCTGCCATCCGCTGCCATAGCTCGCGCAAGCTGGCGTGACTATGGCGAGATCATCGTCTGTGAAGACCATAAAGAGATGAAGGAAGTCGCTGACTTCGTTGCTTCCGAGCACGTGCAGTTGATGACATCTGACGATGATTACTTCCTGGCGAACATGAAGAACTACGGTGCGTTCTTCATTGGCCCACGCACCAACGTGGCCTTTGGCGACAAGGTCATCGGCACAAACCACACGCTGCCGACCAACAAAGCTGCACGTTACACAGGTGGTCTCTGGGCAGGTAAGTTCATGAAAACATGTACATACCAACGCGTTCTGACAGACGAAGCCTCTGCGTTGATCGGGTCATATGCCTCTCGTCTGTGCTTAATGGAAGGCTTTCCAGGTCACGCGGAACAAGCCAACGTACGCGTTCGCAAATACGGTCGTATCAACGTTCCTTATGCGGAAACGGCCCCGGTTTATCGGCAAACTGAACCAGTGCCGGGTGCTGTATTAGGTGCTCAGCCGACGTCTATAACCACTTTCAAAGGTAAGGCCACTCGTAAGTAA